The Magnolia sinica isolate HGM2019 chromosome 10, MsV1, whole genome shotgun sequence genome includes a window with the following:
- the LOC131216873 gene encoding putative UPF0481 protein At3g02645, producing MDSQPTFDQHRWVTRIRETLAQEYDPNNCDDDAETPVSIFSVSKSLMVTKPEAYIPQQVAIGPCHQWRSELYEMERYKFTAARMFQEHLQGITFEGVIGQFAKLDFKIRACYDRYFDLSTETIAWMMAIDGSFLLEFLQIYGGDQMADDLSRVSSRMSQVIDYTGKSTTHNAILRDIIMLENQIPLFILKQLLGYCKRENPCEALAMMLMGLCASLSPFERVDEFPLGQNEILQMGHLLELLYHVCVPRIEEIHGQDETVGKENPDSLGRVRYWMLVCSPLLRHLRRLLTSRMLKSILKFPFKIIRKIRMPSSSRNILNEVATFEKKLATQQDIESSPNTTVHPLMEEIMIPSVAQLSDAGVRFCATKGDISSIKFDNISRTIHLPRITFDENTEVVLRNLVAFEATSASRAQIFTRYTELMNGIIDTEEDVKLLREDGIVINRLKSDKEVADRWNGMTRSLFLTKVAHLDKVIEEVNKYYSTRWRVIFGKLLKKYVYRSWPFLTLVAANLFLVLTALQTFCSVYECGGIQVKNIGGVMNSTLV from the coding sequence ATGGACTCCCAACCTACCTTTGATCAGCATCGGTGGGTGACACGGATCAGGGAAACACTTGCCCAAGAATACGACCCCAACAACTGCGATGATGATGCTGAAACACCCGTCTCAATTTTCAGCGTTTCTAAGTCTCTAATGGTCACCAAACCAGAAGCTTACATCCCCCAACAAGTGGCTATTGGCCCATGCCATCAATGGCGATCTGAACTCTACGAAATGGAACGGTACAAGTTCACTGCAGCTCGAATGTTTCAGGAGCATCTCCAAGGCATCACCTTCGAGGGCGTCATCGGTCAGTTTGCAAAGCTCGATTTCAAGATCCGTGCATGCTATGATCGGTACTTTGATCTAAGTACCGAAACCATAGCTTGGATGATGGCCATTGATGGTTCATTCTTATTGGAGTTTCTCCAAATCTACGGTGGTGATCAAATGGCTGATGATCTCTCTAGGGTCTCTTCAAGGATGTCCCAAGTGATCGATTACACCGGAAAGAGCACGACCCATAATGCCATCCTTAGGGATATTATTATGTTAGAGAACCAAATCCCACTTTTTATACTCAAACAGCTCCTGGGATATTGCAAACGTGAAAACCCTTGTGAAGCATTAGCCATGATGTTAATGGGTCTCTGTGCATCTCTCTCCCCTTTCGAAAGGGTGGATGAGTTTCCACTTGGGCAAAATGAAATCCTACAAATGGGTCATTTGCTCGAACTTCTTTATCATGTATGTGTGCCAAGAATAGAAGAAATCCATGGTCAAGATGAAACGGTGGGGAAAGAAAATCCGGATTCTTTGGGGCGAGTCAGGTACTGGATGCTTGTATGTTCCCCTCTCTTGCGACATCTTCGACGGCTCTTAACATCGAGAATGTTGAAATCTATTCTAAAATTTCCATTCAAAATCATCCGTAAGATTCGCATGCCTTCTTCTTCAAGAAACATCCTGAATGAAGTTGCAACCTTTGAGAAGAAACTAGCCACCCAGCAAGATATCGAGAGCTCTCCAAATACAACGGTACATCCGTTGATGGAGGAGATCATGATCCCAAGTGTGGCCCAACTCTCGGATGCCGGCGTTCGATTTTGTGCCACTAAAGGCGACATAAGTTCTATAAAGTTTGATAACATTTCACGCACCATTCACCTCCCACGCATCACATTCGATGAGAATACGGAGGTTGTTTTGAGGAATTTAGTAGCGTTTGAAGCTACATCGGCATCTCGGGCCCAAATTTTTACACGTTACACTGAACTAATGAATGGTATTATCGATACCGAAGAGGATGTGAAATTACTAAGAGAAGACGGGATTGTAATCAACCGTTTGAAGAGTGACAAAGAGGTTGCCGATCGGTGGAATGGGATGACGCGATCATTGTTTctaacaaaggtggcccacttggataaggTGATCGAAGAGGTGAACAAGTATTATTCGACCAGGTGGAGGGTTATATTTGGGAAGCTGTTGAAGAAGTACGTGTATCGATCATGGCCGTTTCTGACACTAGTCGCAGCAAACCTTTTCCTGGTGTTGACGGCTTTGCAGACGTTTTGCTCCGTCTACGAGTGTGGGGGCATCCAGGTGAAGAATATCGGTGGGGTGATGAACTCAACTCTCGTTTGA